From Citricoccus sp. SGAir0253, a single genomic window includes:
- the hemE gene encoding uroporphyrinogen decarboxylase gives MPLDSAIHPALPTDHPLTTRDASRSTAESPLVTAYRGGTPSRTPVWFMRQAGRSLPEYRAVREGIGMLESCLKPELAAEITLQPVRRHDVDAAIFFSDIVIPLKLAGVDVDIVPGVGPVLGSAVRTAEDVAALPQLTDEALEPIREAVRLTVAELGSTPLIGFAGAPFTVAAYMVEGRPSRDHLGPRTMMHSDPEAWGALAAWAADAAGRFLRAQIEAGASAGQLFDSWAGSLSVADYVRHVQPHSARALGHVRDLARAHGVPLVHFGTGTSELLPAMRDAGASVMGVDYRLPLGEAHRRLAAAPGPDGRGAVPLQGNIDPALLAAPWDVLEAHVREVVEAGREAPGHVVNLGHGVPPTTDPDVLTRVVELVHSLRP, from the coding sequence TGCCCCTCGACTCCGCGATCCACCCCGCGCTGCCCACCGACCACCCGCTGACCACCCGGGACGCCTCTCGCTCCACGGCGGAGTCGCCCCTGGTCACCGCGTACCGGGGCGGCACCCCGTCCCGCACGCCGGTGTGGTTCATGCGCCAGGCCGGCCGCTCGCTGCCGGAGTACCGGGCCGTGCGCGAGGGGATCGGGATGCTCGAGTCCTGCCTCAAGCCGGAGCTGGCCGCCGAGATCACCCTGCAGCCGGTGCGCCGGCACGACGTGGACGCGGCCATCTTCTTCTCGGACATCGTCATCCCCCTGAAGCTGGCCGGCGTGGACGTGGACATCGTCCCCGGCGTGGGCCCCGTGCTGGGCTCGGCCGTGCGCACCGCCGAGGACGTCGCCGCGCTGCCGCAGCTGACCGACGAGGCCCTCGAGCCCATCCGCGAGGCCGTCCGGCTGACCGTGGCCGAGCTCGGCTCCACCCCGCTCATCGGCTTCGCCGGCGCCCCGTTCACCGTGGCCGCGTACATGGTGGAGGGCCGGCCCTCGCGCGACCACCTCGGGCCGCGCACGATGATGCACTCCGACCCGGAGGCCTGGGGCGCGCTGGCGGCGTGGGCCGCCGATGCCGCCGGGAGGTTCCTGCGGGCCCAGATCGAGGCCGGGGCCTCCGCCGGCCAGCTCTTCGACTCCTGGGCCGGCTCCCTGTCCGTGGCCGACTACGTCCGCCACGTCCAGCCGCACTCGGCCCGCGCGCTCGGCCACGTCCGGGACCTCGCCCGGGCCCACGGCGTGCCGCTCGTGCACTTCGGCACCGGCACCTCGGAGCTGCTGCCGGCCATGCGCGACGCCGGCGCGAGCGTCATGGGCGTGGACTACCGCCTGCCGCTGGGCGAGGCCCACCGGCGGCTGGCCGCCGCCCCCGGCCCGGACGGCCGCGGCGCCGTCCCGCTGCAGGGCAACATCGACCCGGCCCTGCTCGCCGCCCCCTGGGACGTCCTCGAGGCCCACGTGCGCGAGGTCGTCGAGGCGGGCCGGGAGGCCCCCGGCCACGTGGTCAACCTCGGCCACGGCGTGCCGCCGACCACGGACCCGGACGTGCTCACGCGGGTCGTGGAGCTGGTCCACTCCCTCCGGCCGTGA
- a CDS encoding NAD(P)/FAD-dependent oxidoreductase → MTGGPVDPARPVVPAPAPDAGATAVVIGGGVSGLLAGWELARAGHRVTVLESTGVPGGCVAPVEAPLPDGPSLVLDAGAESFAVRTPAVRELVDELGLSAAVVRPEPTGSWLFLPAPAGAGPGRAVRAPRVGLLGIPGDLDAPEVAEALGPEALDRARRDLRAPVDRWAAAVAGGAPATVGAVVADRLGEGVLQRLVAPVVAGVHSADPDTLDLRTVAPGLLEALVEHGSLARAVAAQRAAAPPGALVASLRGGMNTLTAALAAGLRAAGGTVRTGVRATALERSGTGWTVATDGPGPLAAARVVVATDGPAAWDLLAPLAGPALSGAERPAEGAGVALVTVVADAAGLDAAPRGTGLLVSPGVPPAAVGAKALTHVTAKWAWAREAAAGGPDRPHPHRHVLRLSYGRNSDAPDSTAPGHRTPDAELLARAVADASVLTGVDLSGAVRSSLVVRWRSALPAATTGHRAAVGAVRGWLDGQPGLDAVGAWLAGTGLAAIVADTRRRIGRTGP, encoded by the coding sequence GTGACCGGGGGACCCGTGGACCCGGCCCGTCCCGTCGTCCCGGCCCCGGCCCCGGACGCCGGGGCGACGGCCGTCGTCATCGGCGGCGGGGTCTCGGGGCTGCTCGCCGGCTGGGAACTGGCCCGCGCGGGGCACCGGGTCACCGTGCTCGAGTCCACCGGCGTCCCCGGCGGCTGCGTCGCGCCGGTGGAGGCGCCGCTGCCGGACGGGCCGTCCCTCGTGCTCGACGCCGGCGCCGAGTCCTTCGCCGTCCGCACCCCCGCCGTGCGGGAGCTCGTGGACGAGCTGGGGCTGTCCGCCGCCGTCGTGCGCCCGGAGCCGACCGGATCGTGGCTGTTCCTGCCGGCGCCGGCCGGGGCCGGGCCGGGCCGGGCCGTGCGCGCCCCGCGCGTCGGGCTCCTCGGGATCCCCGGGGACCTGGACGCGCCCGAGGTGGCCGAGGCGCTGGGTCCGGAGGCCCTGGACCGGGCCCGGCGGGACCTGCGGGCGCCGGTGGACCGGTGGGCGGCCGCCGTGGCCGGGGGCGCCCCCGCCACGGTCGGCGCCGTGGTCGCCGACCGCCTGGGCGAGGGCGTGCTGCAGCGGCTCGTGGCCCCCGTGGTCGCCGGCGTGCACTCCGCCGACCCGGACACCCTGGACCTTCGCACCGTGGCCCCCGGGCTGCTCGAGGCCCTCGTGGAGCACGGTTCGCTGGCCCGCGCCGTGGCCGCCCAGCGGGCGGCCGCCCCGCCCGGGGCCCTCGTGGCCTCGCTGCGCGGGGGGATGAACACGCTGACCGCGGCCCTGGCCGCGGGCCTGCGCGCGGCCGGGGGCACGGTGCGCACGGGCGTGCGGGCCACGGCGCTCGAGCGCTCGGGGACCGGCTGGACGGTGGCCACGGACGGGCCCGGCCCGCTGGCCGCCGCACGCGTCGTCGTCGCCACGGACGGGCCCGCCGCATGGGACCTGCTCGCCCCGCTCGCCGGCCCGGCGCTGTCCGGGGCCGAGCGGCCCGCCGAGGGCGCCGGCGTCGCGCTCGTGACCGTGGTGGCGGACGCCGCCGGGCTGGACGCGGCGCCGCGCGGGACCGGGCTGCTCGTCTCGCCGGGGGTCCCGCCCGCCGCGGTGGGGGCCAAGGCGCTGACGCACGTGACCGCCAAGTGGGCCTGGGCGCGCGAGGCCGCGGCCGGCGGCCCGGACCGGCCGCACCCGCACCGGCACGTGCTCCGGCTGTCCTACGGCCGGAACTCGGACGCGCCGGACTCCACCGCCCCGGGCCACCGGACCCCGGACGCGGAGCTGCTGGCGCGGGCCGTCGCGGACGCCTCGGTGCTGACGGGCGTGGACCTGTCCGGGGCGGTGCGGTCCTCCCTCGTGGTGCGCTGGCGCTCGGCCCTGCCGGCGGCCACCACGGGGCACCGGGCCGCCGTGGGGGCCGTCCGGGGGTGGCTGGACGGGCAGCCGGGACTGGACGCGGTGGGCGCGTGGCTCGCCGGGACCGGGCTGGCGGCGATCGTGGCCGACACCCGCCGGAGGATCGGACGGACGGGGCCGTGA
- the hemQ gene encoding hydrogen peroxide-dependent heme synthase — MTETQTAEDTSADTTPHVEWFTTYTVFARNGSGQGGHTEAERRRAVEQFEATIAELAGQGVTVRGTYDVSGMRADADLMVWMYGHVPEDLQAAIRTLRRTELLSGTRIVLSAMGSDRMAEFNKDHVPAFAMGRQPLKWLCFYPFVRSYDWYTLEPSERGRMLRDHGLLGRDFPMVWANTTSAFALNDWEWLLGLEAPELNHLVDMMRHLRNNETRHYVREEVPFYTGRLVTPTEIAEVLA; from the coding sequence ATGACCGAGACCCAGACCGCCGAGGACACGAGCGCCGACACCACGCCGCACGTCGAGTGGTTCACCACCTACACCGTCTTCGCGCGCAACGGCTCCGGGCAGGGCGGGCACACCGAGGCGGAGCGCCGGCGGGCCGTGGAGCAGTTCGAGGCCACGATCGCCGAACTCGCCGGGCAGGGCGTGACGGTGCGCGGCACCTATGACGTGTCCGGCATGCGGGCCGACGCGGACCTCATGGTCTGGATGTACGGCCACGTCCCGGAGGACCTCCAGGCGGCGATCCGCACCCTGCGCCGCACCGAGCTGCTCTCCGGGACCCGGATCGTGCTCAGCGCGATGGGCTCGGACCGGATGGCCGAGTTCAACAAGGACCACGTGCCGGCCTTCGCGATGGGCCGCCAGCCGCTGAAGTGGCTGTGCTTCTACCCCTTCGTCCGGTCCTACGACTGGTACACCCTCGAGCCGTCCGAGCGTGGCCGGATGCTGCGCGACCACGGCCTGCTCGGCCGCGACTTCCCGATGGTGTGGGCCAACACCACGAGCGCCTTCGCCCTGAACGACTGGGAGTGGCTGCTGGGCCTGGAGGCCCCCGAGCTGAACCACCTGGTGGACATGATGCGCCACCTGCGCAACAACGAGACGCGCCACTACGTGCGCGAGGAGGTGCCCTTCTACACCGGGCGCCTCGTCACCCCCACCGAGATCGCGGAGGTCCTGGCCTGA
- a CDS encoding ferrochelatase, protein MSEHTSGGSGTPSAGAFDPRTGYDEDGVMAPKPYDALLLASFGGPEGQDDVIPFLRNVTRGRGIPDERLEEVATHYRANGGVSPINEQNRALKAALESELAARGIDLPVYWGNRNWGPYVPETLERIHADGHRRVLTITTSAYSCYSSCRQYREDLGMALRSTGLEGVLETDKVRQYFNHPGFVEPFAEGLRAGLAEIRAELAAAGREGGRLHVFFATHSIPTADAAAAGPRPLAAELRERTGLEPGEGNGADVYSAQHLDVAEQVLARVPEAEGIDWSLVYQSRSGAPHVPWLEPDVNDAIEEAARTTGEGAEPLAGVLVVPLGFVSDHMEVVWDLDTEARETAEELGLAFRRTPTPGTHPAFVRGLVDIVEERLGTREGRAAVGCLGAWYDVCRPNCCVKVMRDGSVRPTVAAVDSEVGVPAP, encoded by the coding sequence ATGAGCGAGCACACCAGCGGAGGGTCGGGCACGCCGTCCGCCGGCGCCTTCGACCCCCGGACCGGCTACGACGAGGACGGCGTGATGGCGCCGAAGCCGTACGACGCCCTGCTGCTGGCCTCCTTCGGCGGTCCCGAGGGGCAGGACGACGTCATCCCGTTCCTGCGCAACGTCACCCGCGGCCGGGGCATCCCGGACGAGCGCCTCGAGGAGGTCGCCACCCACTACCGGGCCAACGGCGGCGTCAGCCCCATCAACGAGCAGAACCGCGCCCTCAAGGCCGCGCTCGAGTCCGAGCTCGCCGCCCGCGGGATCGACCTGCCCGTCTACTGGGGCAACCGCAACTGGGGCCCGTACGTGCCGGAGACGCTGGAGCGGATCCACGCCGACGGGCACCGCCGCGTGCTCACCATCACCACCTCCGCGTACTCGTGCTACTCCTCGTGCCGCCAGTACCGCGAGGACCTCGGCATGGCCCTGCGCTCCACCGGCCTGGAGGGGGTGCTGGAGACGGACAAGGTCCGCCAGTACTTCAACCACCCGGGCTTCGTGGAGCCCTTCGCCGAGGGCCTGCGCGCCGGGCTGGCCGAGATCCGCGCCGAGCTGGCCGCCGCCGGCCGCGAGGGCGGGCGGCTGCACGTCTTCTTCGCGACCCACTCCATCCCCACCGCGGACGCCGCGGCGGCCGGCCCACGGCCGCTGGCCGCCGAGCTGCGGGAGCGGACCGGGCTCGAGCCGGGGGAGGGCAACGGTGCGGACGTCTACTCCGCCCAGCACCTGGACGTGGCCGAGCAGGTCCTGGCCCGCGTCCCCGAGGCCGAGGGCATCGACTGGTCGCTCGTCTACCAGTCGCGCTCCGGAGCACCGCACGTGCCGTGGCTCGAGCCGGACGTCAACGACGCGATCGAGGAGGCCGCGCGCACCACCGGCGAGGGCGCCGAGCCGCTCGCCGGCGTCCTGGTCGTCCCCCTGGGCTTCGTCTCGGACCACATGGAGGTCGTCTGGGACCTCGACACGGAGGCGCGGGAGACCGCCGAGGAGCTCGGCCTGGCCTTCCGCCGGACCCCCACGCCGGGCACGCACCCCGCCTTCGTGCGCGGGCTCGTGGACATCGTCGAGGAGCGCCTGGGCACCCGCGAGGGCCGCGCCGCCGTCGGGTGCCTGGGCGCCTGGTACGACGTGTGCCGCCCGAACTGCTGCGTCAAGGTGATGCGGGACGGCAGCGTCCGCCCGACCGTGGCCGCGGTGGACTCCGAGGTGGGAGTGCCCGCCCCGTGA
- the hemC gene encoding hydroxymethylbilane synthase, producing the protein MTGDHTVFTVGTRGSNLARTQTTTVAEALAGASGLGYELRVIRTEGDVTTGSLASLGGTGVFASALRAAVLDGEVELAVHSLKDLPSAQPEGLEIAAVPARVDVRDALCARDGLTLAELPEGATVGTGSPRRVAQLLAVRPDLRVVDIRGNVQTRLARVPGLEQHDDHAPAAAGAPRGDLDAVVLACAGLDRTGLQWAITERLAPTVMLPAPGQGALAVECRPGTAAGTEGPGEALARALADYDDPVTRLQVTAERALLGRLEAGCAAPIGALARVERGADTGSGREDAGPDAPARLVLDAMVAALDGSRVLRRHASVELDAVRVRHADGSADTRTLDTARTLGIEVAEALLADGADLLPAGR; encoded by the coding sequence GTGACCGGCGACCACACCGTGTTCACCGTCGGCACGCGCGGCTCGAACCTCGCCCGGACCCAGACCACCACGGTGGCCGAGGCCCTCGCCGGGGCCTCCGGGCTGGGCTACGAGCTGCGCGTCATCCGCACCGAGGGGGACGTGACCACCGGCTCCCTCGCCTCGCTCGGCGGGACGGGCGTCTTCGCCTCCGCCCTGCGCGCCGCCGTGCTGGACGGGGAGGTCGAGCTGGCCGTGCACTCCCTCAAGGACCTGCCCTCCGCCCAGCCCGAGGGCCTGGAGATTGCCGCCGTCCCGGCCCGCGTGGACGTCCGCGACGCCCTGTGTGCGCGCGACGGCCTGACGCTGGCGGAGCTGCCCGAGGGCGCCACGGTGGGCACCGGCTCGCCGCGCCGCGTGGCCCAGCTGCTGGCGGTGCGCCCGGACCTGCGGGTCGTGGACATCCGCGGCAACGTGCAGACCCGGCTCGCCCGCGTGCCCGGCCTCGAGCAGCACGACGACCACGCACCGGCCGCCGCGGGGGCGCCCCGCGGGGACCTGGACGCCGTGGTGCTGGCCTGCGCGGGCCTGGACCGTACCGGGCTGCAGTGGGCCATCACGGAGCGGCTGGCCCCCACCGTGATGCTGCCGGCCCCCGGGCAGGGCGCCCTGGCCGTGGAGTGCCGGCCGGGCACGGCCGCGGGGACCGAGGGGCCCGGGGAGGCGCTCGCGCGCGCCCTGGCCGACTACGACGACCCCGTCACCCGGCTGCAGGTGACCGCCGAGCGCGCCCTGCTGGGCCGGCTCGAGGCCGGCTGCGCCGCGCCGATCGGGGCGCTGGCCCGCGTGGAGCGCGGCGCCGACACCGGCTCGGGCCGCGAGGACGCTGGTCCGGATGCCCCCGCGCGGCTCGTCCTGGACGCCATGGTGGCCGCGCTGGACGGCAGCCGGGTCCTGCGCAGGCACGCCTCGGTGGAGCTGGACGCCGTGCGCGTGCGCCACGCGGACGGCTCGGCCGACACCCGGACGCTGGACACGGCCCGCACCCTCGGGATCGAGGTGGCGGAGGCCCTGCTGGCCGACGGCGCCGACCTGCTGCCGGCCGGCCGCTGA
- a CDS encoding uroporphyrinogen-III synthase, with translation MEGTGQGAGQGTEDRAGDGTRPGARHRAPDADGRARTVVLTRQPAQAGALEAGLRAAGHEVRFLPLTDFELPEDPAPLREAVRRLAAGGYAWLVVTSPNTVRALVRAGWDGRLPAGVRVAVTGPGTARVLASAGGPAAPWMPDGDASAAGIIAAFPAPDLAGTGRPGRRVLLPQSALAPDEVAAALDARGWAVERIEAYRTVPYPAAPARRLLADGGHPVGLEEGPDGAVGLGALDGAAVVLTSPSAVRELVRRLGGRPVGDAAFIAIGRPTQRAAASCGLALAGTAASPDAPGVLAVLAGLPATH, from the coding sequence GTGGAGGGCACGGGGCAGGGTGCGGGGCAGGGCACGGAGGACCGCGCGGGGGACGGCACCCGGCCCGGCGCTCGGCACCGCGCTCCGGACGCGGACGGCCGGGCGCGGACGGTCGTGCTCACCCGCCAGCCCGCCCAGGCCGGCGCCCTCGAGGCCGGCCTGCGGGCCGCCGGCCATGAGGTCCGGTTCCTGCCGCTGACGGACTTCGAGCTGCCGGAGGACCCCGCGCCCCTGCGCGAGGCCGTGCGCCGCCTCGCCGCCGGGGGATACGCCTGGCTCGTCGTCACGAGCCCCAACACCGTGCGCGCCCTGGTCCGTGCCGGCTGGGACGGGCGCCTGCCGGCCGGGGTCCGCGTGGCCGTGACCGGGCCCGGCACCGCGCGCGTGCTGGCGTCGGCCGGCGGCCCGGCCGCCCCCTGGATGCCCGACGGCGACGCCTCGGCGGCGGGGATCATCGCCGCCTTCCCGGCCCCGGACCTGGCCGGCACGGGCCGGCCGGGGCGCCGGGTGCTGCTGCCGCAGTCCGCGCTGGCCCCGGACGAGGTGGCCGCGGCCCTGGACGCCCGGGGCTGGGCCGTGGAGCGGATCGAGGCCTACCGCACCGTGCCGTACCCCGCGGCGCCGGCACGGCGGCTGCTGGCCGACGGGGGGCACCCCGTCGGCCTGGAGGAGGGCCCGGACGGCGCCGTCGGGCTCGGGGCCCTGGACGGGGCCGCCGTCGTGCTGACGAGCCCGAGCGCCGTGCGCGAGCTGGTCCGCCGGCTCGGCGGGCGACCGGTCGGGGACGCCGCGTTCATCGCCATCGGGCGCCCGACGCAGCGGGCCGCCGCCTCCTGCGGGCTGGCGCTGGCGGGGACGGCCGCCTCGCCGGACGCCCCCGGCGTGCTCGCGGTGCTCGCCGGCCTGCCGGCAACGCACTAG
- a CDS encoding NYN domain-containing protein, producing the protein MTDSSSATTRIAVLIDCDNVSPAHAGAILEELATYGTATVKRAYGDWTTTNLGGWKKALNDLAIQPVQQFAYTAGKNSTDSALIIEAMDLLWMGHVDTFALVSSDSDFTRLATRLRESGKRVIGLGERKTPVSLRHAVDQFIYLELLGAGDPDDGAETEAPVAAPVAGSEGGRSRARRGSAAAGGAAVSAPSAASSAAAGAAGAAASSAAGRATGGVTGGSEDAAGPAGVEPAGLAGEPAEDASAPRINLQSALMKAVNATSGDDGWAHLSQVGQHLSRAHVDFDPRDFGHRKLSTLVAEQPYLEHRTEGGRMQVALKRRAGRR; encoded by the coding sequence ATGACCGACTCCTCCAGCGCGACCACGCGCATCGCCGTGCTCATCGACTGCGACAACGTCTCGCCCGCCCACGCCGGGGCCATCCTGGAGGAACTGGCCACCTACGGCACCGCGACCGTCAAGCGCGCCTACGGGGACTGGACCACCACCAACCTGGGCGGCTGGAAGAAGGCGCTCAACGACCTCGCCATCCAGCCCGTGCAGCAGTTCGCCTACACCGCGGGGAAGAACTCCACGGACTCGGCCCTCATCATCGAGGCGATGGACCTGCTGTGGATGGGCCACGTGGACACCTTCGCCCTGGTGTCCTCGGACTCGGACTTCACCCGGCTGGCCACCCGCCTGCGCGAGTCCGGCAAGCGCGTCATCGGCCTGGGCGAGCGCAAGACCCCGGTGTCCCTGCGCCATGCCGTGGACCAGTTCATCTACCTCGAGCTGCTCGGCGCCGGGGACCCCGACGACGGCGCGGAGACGGAGGCGCCGGTGGCCGCGCCGGTGGCCGGGTCCGAGGGCGGCCGGAGCCGGGCGCGCCGGGGCTCGGCGGCGGCCGGCGGGGCGGCGGTGTCAGCCCCCTCGGCCGCGTCCTCGGCGGCGGCCGGCGCCGCCGGTGCGGCCGCGTCCTCCGCCGCGGGGCGGGCGACGGGCGGCGTCACGGGCGGGAGCGAGGACGCCGCCGGGCCGGCCGGGGTGGAGCCTGCCGGCCTGGCGGGCGAGCCGGCCGAGGACGCGTCGGCCCCGCGGATCAACCTGCAGAGCGCGCTCATGAAGGCCGTCAACGCCACGAGCGGGGACGACGGGTGGGCGCACCTGAGCCAGGTGGGCCAGCACCTGAGCCGGGCGCACGTGGACTTCGACCCGCGCGACTTCGGCCACCGCAAGCTCAGCACCCTCGTGGCCGAGCAGCCGTACCTGGAGCACCGCACGGAGGGCGGCCGGATGCAGGTGGCCCTCAAGCGCCGCGCCGGGCGGCGCTGA
- the hemB gene encoding porphobilinogen synthase, whose protein sequence is MAFPTHRPRRLRQSAAMRRLAAEVRIHPADLILPAFIREGATDPVPLQSMPGVVQHTRDSLRAAAAEAAELGLGGIMLFGVPETRDATGSACLDPDGVLNDAIRAVKAEVGESLVVMSDLCLDEFTDHGHCGVLTADGAVDNDATLEVYGRMGVAQAEAGADMVGPSGMMDGQVAVIRQALDDAGHQDTAILAYAAKYSSAFYGPFREAVDSQLTGDRKTYQMDPSNRREAMLEVSLDLEEGADMVMVKPAMSYLDILRDVAEMSDVPVSAYQISGEYAMIEAAAANGWIDRDQAVIESVLSIRRAGADTVLTYWAGELARWIKEGRL, encoded by the coding sequence ATGGCCTTCCCCACCCACCGTCCGCGCCGCCTGCGCCAGTCCGCCGCCATGCGCCGGCTGGCCGCCGAGGTGAGGATCCACCCCGCGGACCTCATCCTGCCGGCGTTCATCCGGGAGGGCGCCACCGATCCCGTCCCGCTGCAGTCGATGCCGGGCGTCGTCCAGCACACGCGCGACTCGCTGCGGGCCGCCGCGGCCGAGGCCGCCGAGCTGGGGCTGGGCGGCATCATGCTCTTCGGCGTCCCCGAGACGCGCGACGCCACGGGCTCGGCCTGCCTGGACCCGGACGGCGTGCTCAACGACGCCATCCGCGCGGTCAAGGCGGAGGTGGGCGAGTCCCTCGTGGTCATGTCCGACCTGTGCCTGGACGAGTTCACCGACCACGGCCACTGCGGCGTGCTCACCGCGGACGGCGCCGTGGACAACGACGCCACGCTGGAGGTCTACGGCCGCATGGGCGTGGCGCAGGCCGAGGCCGGGGCGGACATGGTGGGTCCGTCCGGGATGATGGACGGCCAGGTGGCCGTCATCCGGCAGGCGCTGGACGACGCCGGCCACCAGGACACCGCGATCCTCGCCTACGCCGCCAAGTACTCCTCGGCGTTCTACGGCCCCTTCCGCGAGGCCGTGGACTCCCAGCTGACGGGCGACCGGAAGACCTACCAGATGGACCCGTCCAACCGCCGCGAGGCGATGCTCGAGGTCTCCCTGGACCTCGAGGAGGGCGCCGACATGGTGATGGTCAAGCCCGCCATGAGCTACCTGGACATCCTGCGGGACGTGGCCGAGATGTCCGACGTGCCGGTCTCGGCGTACCAGATCTCCGGGGAGTACGCGATGATCGAGGCCGCCGCCGCCAACGGCTGGATCGACCGCGACCAGGCCGTCATCGAGTCCGTGCTCTCCATCCGCCGGGCCGGGGCGGACACCGTGCTGACGTACTGGGCCGGTGAACTGGCCCGCTGGATCAAGGAAGGCAGGCTCTGA
- the hemL gene encoding glutamate-1-semialdehyde 2,1-aminomutase codes for MTGTTGTTAPTTNAGLYEAARTVIPGGVNSPVRAFGSVGGTPVAMVRAAGPYLTDVEGREYVDLVCSWGPMLLGHNHPAVVEAVHRAVDAGLSFGTSTPDEARLATLIASRVPVDRVRMVSTGTEATMTALRLARGATGRNLVVKFAGCYHGHSDGLLAAAGSGVATQSLPGSAGVTEAQAAETLVLPYNDTAALEEVFAARGADVAAVITEAAPCNMGVVAPAEGFNRFLREITGRHGALLVWDEVLTGFRASDTGYWGLSGRPEGWTPDLWTFGKVIGGGMPTAAVAGRTEVMDLLAPLGPVYQAGTLSGNPVAMACGLATLGNATADVYATIDRRSRQLEGLLVEALTTAGVDHSIQRAGTLFSVAFGTSARGVHDYADAQAQEAFRYGPFFHAMLEHGVYLPPSVFEAWFVSAAHDDAAMERVAAALPHAARAAAAARPAAG; via the coding sequence ATGACCGGGACCACCGGCACCACCGCACCCACCACCAACGCCGGGCTCTACGAGGCCGCGCGCACCGTCATCCCGGGGGGCGTGAACTCCCCGGTGCGGGCCTTCGGCTCCGTGGGCGGCACCCCCGTGGCCATGGTGCGCGCCGCCGGGCCCTACCTGACGGACGTCGAGGGCCGCGAGTACGTGGACCTCGTGTGCTCGTGGGGCCCCATGCTGCTGGGCCACAACCACCCGGCGGTCGTGGAGGCCGTGCACCGCGCCGTGGACGCCGGGCTGTCCTTCGGCACCTCCACCCCGGACGAGGCCCGGCTCGCCACGCTCATCGCCTCGCGCGTGCCCGTGGACCGGGTGCGCATGGTCTCCACCGGCACCGAGGCCACCATGACCGCCCTGCGGCTCGCGCGCGGCGCCACGGGCCGCAACCTCGTGGTGAAGTTCGCCGGCTGCTACCACGGGCACTCGGACGGCCTGCTCGCCGCGGCCGGCTCCGGGGTGGCGACCCAGTCCCTGCCCGGCTCCGCCGGTGTCACGGAGGCCCAGGCCGCCGAGACCCTCGTGCTGCCCTACAACGACACGGCCGCCCTCGAGGAGGTGTTCGCCGCCCGCGGCGCGGACGTCGCCGCGGTCATCACGGAGGCCGCCCCCTGCAACATGGGCGTGGTCGCCCCCGCGGAGGGCTTCAACCGCTTCCTGCGCGAGATCACCGGGCGCCACGGCGCCCTGCTGGTCTGGGACGAGGTCCTCACCGGCTTCCGCGCCTCGGACACCGGCTACTGGGGCCTCTCGGGCCGGCCGGAGGGGTGGACCCCGGACCTGTGGACGTTCGGCAAGGTGATCGGCGGCGGGATGCCCACGGCCGCCGTCGCCGGCCGGACCGAGGTCATGGACCTGCTGGCGCCGCTGGGACCGGTCTACCAGGCCGGCACGCTGTCCGGGAACCCGGTGGCCATGGCCTGCGGCCTGGCCACCCTCGGCAACGCGACCGCGGACGTGTACGCCACGATCGACCGGCGCTCGCGCCAGCTCGAGGGGCTGCTGGTGGAGGCGCTCACCACGGCGGGCGTGGACCACTCCATCCAGCGGGCGGGGACCCTGTTCTCGGTCGCGTTCGGCACCTCGGCCCGCGGCGTCCACGACTACGCCGACGCCCAGGCCCAGGAGGCGTTCCGCTACGGGCCGTTCTTCCACGCCATGCTCGAGCACGGGGTGTACCTGCCCCCGAGCGTCTTCGAGGCGTGGTTCGTCTCCGCCGCGCACGACGACGCCGCGATGGAGCGCGTCGCCGCGGCCCTGCCGCACGCCGCGCGCGCAGCGGCCGCGGCCCGGCCGGCGGCCGGCTGA